One Chryseobacterium wanjuense genomic region harbors:
- the def gene encoding peptide deformylase — protein sequence MKKLSFVFIFFVVLINAQKLTSSEISIINQGDINSALPIYQTTDENQHKTLLSLSTEIDPLDKNTATLVKRMKESLLSTDGGVGIAAPQVGINRKIIWVQRFDKEEQSLEYFINPVIVWRSELQNLGPEGDLSIPDFRDQFYRSKVIQLEYVDLKGQKYSEIVEGFTAVIFQHEIDHLFGILISDKKEKEKNDSYKKVDAFKKSDSVTR from the coding sequence ATGAAAAAATTATCTTTTGTATTTATATTTTTCGTCGTTTTAATCAACGCTCAGAAATTAACTTCGAGTGAAATATCAATCATCAACCAAGGCGATATCAACTCGGCATTACCGATTTACCAGACGACGGATGAAAATCAGCATAAAACTCTATTAAGCTTGTCTACGGAAATCGATCCGTTGGATAAAAACACGGCAACATTGGTCAAAAGAATGAAAGAATCTCTTTTATCAACTGATGGCGGAGTAGGAATTGCGGCGCCACAAGTCGGAATCAATAGAAAAATTATCTGGGTTCAGCGTTTTGATAAGGAAGAACAGTCGTTGGAATATTTCATCAATCCGGTGATTGTATGGAGATCAGAATTACAGAATCTCGGCCCGGAAGGGGATTTGTCGATTCCTGATTTCAGGGATCAGTTTTACAGAAGTAAAGTTATTCAGTTGGAATATGTTGATTTGAAAGGACAAAAATATTCAGAAATTGTAGAAGGTTTTACAGCGGTGATTTTCCAGCATGAAATCGACCATCTCTTCGGAATTTTAATTTCTGATAAAAAAGAAAAAGAGAAAAATGATTCTTATAAAAAGGTGGATGCTTTTAAGAAAAGTGACTCTGTGACGAGATAA
- a CDS encoding ChaN family lipoprotein has translation MKNIFLTILLVVFCSVNAQKFKAYQFYNQKGKEIKPEKLVRELAEYDVVFFGENHNSSINHWLQLKITEALFEKKKGQIILGAEMFERDNQVQLNQYLNGKFDAKTLKDSARLWNNYATDYKPLVDFAKAKKLNFIATNIPRKYASQTAKEGLESLNNLSEKEKTYIAQLPIKVTLDTPGYPEMKTMMGDHADGTKVMNFISAQATKDATMAESILKNLEAGKTFIHYNGNYHSKEFGGIYWYIKQKNPNLKMAVISVFESENPELKVPEKDYIPTDFNLIIPADMTKTF, from the coding sequence ATGAAAAATATTTTCCTAACGATATTGCTTGTAGTCTTCTGTTCGGTCAATGCTCAGAAATTCAAAGCCTATCAATTTTATAATCAGAAGGGAAAGGAAATTAAGCCTGAAAAATTAGTCAGAGAACTGGCTGAATACGATGTGGTTTTCTTTGGTGAAAATCATAACAGTTCTATCAATCACTGGCTTCAGCTGAAAATTACGGAAGCTTTGTTTGAAAAGAAAAAAGGACAGATCATTTTAGGGGCAGAAATGTTTGAAAGAGACAATCAGGTTCAGTTAAATCAATATTTGAATGGAAAATTTGATGCAAAAACATTGAAAGATTCAGCACGTTTATGGAATAATTATGCGACAGATTACAAACCGCTGGTAGATTTTGCCAAAGCTAAAAAACTGAATTTCATCGCTACGAATATTCCTAGAAAATATGCTTCCCAGACTGCAAAAGAAGGGCTGGAATCTTTAAATAATTTAAGTGAAAAAGAGAAAACATACATCGCTCAGCTGCCAATAAAAGTGACCCTGGACACACCCGGTTATCCTGAAATGAAAACCATGATGGGCGATCATGCAGACGGAACAAAGGTGATGAATTTTATTTCTGCGCAGGCAACGAAAGACGCTACCATGGCAGAATCTATTTTGAAAAACCTAGAGGCCGGAAAGACGTTTATTCATTACAACGGAAATTATCACAGCAAAGAATTCGGCGGAATTTATTGGTACATCAAACAGAAAAATCCCAACCTGAAAATGGCCGTAATTTCTGTTTTTGAATCCGAAAACCCGGAATTGAAAGTTCCTGAAAAAGATTATATTCCAACGGATTTTAACTTGATTATTCCGGCGGATATGACGAAAACTTTTTAG